The uncultured Methanomethylovorans sp. genome contains a region encoding:
- a CDS encoding dihydroorotate dehydrogenase electron transfer subunit, giving the protein MLPLNANIVKIVDETPSTRTFFFDHSFEDAIIGQFVMVWIRGVDEIPMTLSYKNAITVQKVGDATSRLFDLKEGDSVGLRGPFGRGFTLTKEGENILLIAGGVGAAPLAPLAENVFPSCSEVTTILGARNVNELLFMDRFLQSGQAYITTDDGSAHRCGFVTDVLDEIDVSKYDRIYTCGPEMMMKRVFGILERESALDRTEFSLHRYFKCGIGVCGACCMDDAGLRVCKDGPVFNGKELVGSEFGKYTRGPSGQKKLY; this is encoded by the coding sequence ATGCTCCCACTGAATGCAAATATTGTCAAAATAGTGGATGAAACACCTTCCACCCGTACATTCTTTTTTGATCATTCATTCGAAGATGCCATTATTGGCCAGTTCGTCATGGTATGGATAAGAGGAGTAGATGAAATACCCATGACACTTTCCTACAAAAATGCCATTACCGTGCAGAAAGTAGGTGATGCAACATCACGGCTCTTCGATCTGAAAGAAGGCGATTCTGTGGGATTGAGAGGGCCTTTTGGAAGAGGGTTCACACTTACAAAAGAAGGAGAAAACATATTGCTCATTGCGGGAGGAGTAGGGGCAGCACCTCTTGCACCTCTTGCTGAGAACGTTTTTCCCTCATGTTCCGAGGTAACTACCATTCTAGGAGCCAGAAATGTCAATGAACTGTTGTTCATGGATAGATTCCTTCAATCTGGACAGGCATACATCACTACAGACGATGGTTCTGCACATCGCTGTGGCTTCGTAACAGATGTACTTGATGAAATCGATGTATCGAAGTATGATAGAATATATACCTGTGGACCTGAAATGATGATGAAGAGGGTATTCGGCATTCTTGAACGAGAAAGCGCATTGGACCGCACGGAGTTCAGCCTTCACCGGTATTTCAAATGTGGTATAGGAGTATGTGGCGCATGCTGCATGGACGATGCCGGCCTGAGAGTCTGTAAGGATGGACCAGTGTTTAATGGAAAAGAACTTGTGGGCAGTGAATTTGGGAAATATACAAGGGGCCCTTCTGGACAAAAGAAATTGTACTGA
- a CDS encoding dihydroorotate dehydrogenase, producing MINITGLRMKNPTILAAGIMGTTGAALIRMAHEDAGAVVTKSIGPQPKDGHSNPSMVKLDHGYLNAMGLPNPSYESFLPELEKAKCKAEVPVIASIFGGNADEFRRVAEGLIPGKPDAFELNVSCPHAMGYGASVGTDPVMVKAVTSGVCEIADVPVWVKLTPNVTDIVTIGKAAQEGGADAVVAINTVRGMAIDIHSGYPVLGNRFGGLSGEGIRPIAVKCVYDLHENLDIPIIGVGGISTWQHAIEMIMAGASAVQIGSAVYGGTNVFSDISEGINRFLKEYSYTNLKDITGIAHERF from the coding sequence ATGATTAATATCACAGGTCTACGTATGAAGAATCCGACAATACTTGCTGCAGGCATCATGGGTACCACTGGAGCAGCACTTATTAGGATGGCTCATGAAGATGCAGGTGCAGTGGTGACAAAATCCATCGGGCCACAACCCAAGGACGGACACAGCAATCCAAGTATGGTGAAACTTGACCACGGATATCTAAATGCAATGGGATTACCAAATCCTTCGTATGAATCCTTTCTGCCGGAACTTGAGAAAGCAAAATGCAAAGCTGAAGTGCCAGTGATAGCAAGCATTTTCGGTGGCAATGCAGATGAGTTCCGCAGGGTTGCAGAAGGCCTGATACCTGGGAAACCGGATGCATTCGAGCTAAATGTAAGTTGCCCCCATGCTATGGGATATGGCGCATCCGTAGGCACTGACCCTGTAATGGTAAAAGCTGTAACCTCAGGAGTATGTGAAATTGCTGATGTACCAGTCTGGGTAAAACTTACACCAAATGTCACAGACATTGTCACAATAGGTAAAGCAGCACAGGAAGGAGGGGCAGATGCAGTGGTGGCTATCAACACAGTACGTGGTATGGCCATCGACATCCATTCGGGTTATCCTGTGCTAGGTAACCGTTTCGGTGGCCTTTCCGGAGAGGGAATACGCCCGATTGCTGTTAAATGTGTTTATGACCTTCATGAGAACCTGGATATACCCATAATCGGAGTAGGAGGCATATCAACATGGCAGCATGCTATAGAAATGATCATGGCAGGTGCCAGTGCAGTACAAATTGGCTCGGCAGTTTATGGAGGAACTAATGTGTTCTCCGATATATCTGAAGGTATTAACAGGTTCCTGAAAGAATATAGTTACACAAATTTAAAAGACATCACTGGAATTGCACATGAGAGGTTCTGA
- the hemC gene encoding hydroxymethylbilane synthase, with product MIIGTRGSALALAQADIVAKMLADRGIDTSRKIIKTTGDRFTDRPLHEVAGVGAFVRELDDRMVEGFIEIAVHSMKDLPTVRPKELTTSAVLERDSPHDVLLTRDGSKLDDLPKGAVLGTTSMRRKAQLLRYRSDLHVKDLRGNINTRMKKLEDGHYDGIMLAEAGLQRMKWELDVERLDTDRFCPSANQGTIAIVTPAGSEAETVTSQLSHTQTRIATEIERIVTKDVEGGCTAPIGSFSQFINNDEVRVLAEVLSLDGTRQVRIDEVIPLEDYRTHASKLGKELVAKGGKELVKEAVSKLRINK from the coding sequence ATGATAATAGGAACACGTGGCAGTGCCCTTGCTCTTGCACAGGCAGACATTGTTGCTAAGATGCTGGCTGACAGGGGTATTGATACAAGTCGTAAAATCATAAAGACTACTGGAGACAGGTTTACAGATCGGCCCCTGCACGAAGTAGCAGGTGTAGGCGCCTTTGTGCGTGAACTGGATGATAGAATGGTGGAAGGATTCATCGAAATAGCAGTTCACTCCATGAAAGACCTGCCAACGGTCAGGCCGAAAGAACTCACAACTTCTGCGGTACTTGAAAGAGATTCCCCACACGATGTGCTACTTACCAGAGATGGATCAAAGCTGGATGACCTACCAAAGGGGGCAGTACTTGGTACTACTTCCATGCGCCGGAAGGCTCAGCTTTTAAGATACAGATCCGATCTGCACGTAAAAGATCTGCGAGGTAACATTAATACCCGGATGAAGAAACTTGAAGATGGCCATTACGATGGAATCATGCTTGCAGAAGCGGGTTTACAGCGCATGAAATGGGAGCTTGATGTAGAACGTCTGGATACAGACAGGTTCTGTCCTTCTGCCAACCAGGGAACCATAGCTATTGTGACGCCTGCGGGCTCGGAGGCGGAAACAGTAACGTCTCAGCTTAGTCACACCCAGACACGTATCGCCACCGAGATAGAACGCATCGTGACAAAAGATGTAGAAGGGGGATGCACGGCTCCAATCGGTTCATTTTCACAATTCATAAACAATGATGAGGTTAGAGTACTTGCAGAGGTGCTTTCTCTTGATGGTACACGCCAGGTCCGTATTGATGAGGTGATCCCCCTGGAAGACTACCGCACTCATGCATCCAAACTTGGAAAGGAACTTGTAGCTAAGGGTGGCAAGGAACTTGTAAAAGAAGCAGTATCCAAACTCAGGATCAATAAATAG
- the hemL gene encoding glutamate-1-semialdehyde 2,1-aminomutase — protein MFMDLAISEKLYEKARKLIPGGVSSPVRAIKPFPFYTASAAGSKIVDADGNEYIDFCLAYGPKLLGHANPKIKEAIIEQLDKGWLYGTPTELEIKLAERIASAYPSIDMARFVSTGTEATMSALRVARGFTGRNKFIKIEGGFHGAHDSVLIKAGSGATTLGKPDSLGVPEDFTRNTLQVPFNDIEALTEVMEKYGKDIAAFILEPVMGNVGPILPDEGYLQEVRKITEENDVVLIFDEVITGFRMAMGGAQQYYGITPDMTTLGKIIGGGMPIGVFGGKREIMEMVSPSGGVYQAGTFSGSPTSIAAGLTVLDILEKENVHKKLNATGDKLRAGVTDIVEDLGLNYNVCGVSSMFKVFFGDKPRNYQEVLRCDKEGYLKFFFRMLESGIFLPPSQFETNFLCTAHSEENLDRLLATYEANLK, from the coding sequence ATGTTCATGGATTTGGCAATATCTGAGAAATTATATGAAAAAGCGCGAAAACTTATACCGGGTGGAGTCAGCAGCCCCGTAAGAGCCATTAAACCCTTTCCTTTCTATACAGCATCAGCTGCTGGTTCGAAAATAGTAGATGCAGATGGCAATGAATACATAGATTTCTGCCTTGCATACGGGCCAAAGCTACTGGGACATGCAAACCCAAAAATAAAGGAGGCCATCATCGAACAACTTGATAAAGGCTGGTTATATGGCACACCAACAGAGCTGGAAATCAAACTTGCGGAAAGAATCGCGAGTGCCTACCCCAGCATAGATATGGCAAGGTTTGTCTCCACTGGCACCGAAGCAACCATGAGTGCCCTGCGTGTTGCACGTGGTTTTACCGGCAGAAACAAGTTCATAAAGATAGAAGGTGGTTTCCACGGAGCACATGACTCGGTGCTTATTAAAGCTGGTTCAGGCGCCACCACTCTTGGAAAACCTGACTCTCTGGGTGTACCTGAGGACTTCACAAGGAATACATTACAGGTACCGTTTAACGATATAGAGGCGCTTACAGAGGTCATGGAAAAGTATGGGAAAGATATTGCAGCGTTCATCCTGGAACCTGTAATGGGTAATGTAGGTCCCATCTTGCCTGATGAAGGTTACCTGCAAGAGGTGCGCAAAATCACAGAAGAGAACGATGTAGTGCTCATTTTTGATGAAGTAATCACAGGTTTCCGCATGGCTATGGGTGGAGCACAGCAATACTATGGAATTACACCAGATATGACCACATTAGGTAAGATCATAGGCGGTGGCATGCCCATAGGAGTATTCGGAGGAAAACGTGAGATAATGGAAATGGTGTCACCATCTGGAGGCGTATACCAAGCAGGCACTTTTAGCGGCAGTCCCACATCAATTGCTGCAGGACTTACTGTTCTTGATATCCTGGAAAAAGAGAATGTACATAAGAAGCTCAATGCCACCGGAGACAAATTGCGTGCAGGCGTCACTGACATAGTTGAAGATCTGGGCCTTAACTACAATGTGTGTGGTGTATCCTCGATGTTCAAGGTGTTCTTCGGAGATAAGCCCCGCAACTATCAGGAAGTCCTCAGATGTGACAAGGAAGGATACTTAAAATTCTTCTTTAGGATGTTGGAAAGCGGCATATTCTTGCCCCCATCACAGTTCGAGACAAATTTCCTTTGCACTGCACATTCAGAAGAGAATCTTGACAGGCTTCTGGCTACATATGAAGCAAATCTCAAATAG
- the hemB gene encoding porphobilinogen synthase → MFPQVRMRRLRSGKIRDMVRETSLSVDDLIYPMFVDENIDSPLAMSSMPGMSRFPVEMVADEAKEAADLGIPAVILFGIPSTKDEKGSSAWGEDDVVQRAVREIKSELGKDIYVITDVCLCEYTSHGHCGVVDMEQEQILNDPTLTLLGKTAVSHALAGADMVAPSGMMDGMISVIRDALDENNCKDVPIMSYAAKYSSAFYGPFREAADSGYSFGDRSSYQMDPANSDEAIREAELDILEGADVIMVKPALPYLDILYRIKTEFKMPTAAYNVSGEFAMLKAAARMGWLDEKKVMYESLLSIKRAGADMILTYFAKDLARMLQ, encoded by the coding sequence ATGTTCCCACAGGTTAGGATGAGAAGGCTGAGAAGCGGCAAGATAAGAGATATGGTTCGTGAAACATCACTTTCAGTTGATGACCTGATCTACCCAATGTTTGTGGATGAAAATATAGATTCACCACTGGCAATGTCTTCGATGCCCGGAATGTCAAGATTCCCTGTGGAGATGGTAGCAGATGAGGCAAAAGAAGCTGCAGATCTGGGGATTCCTGCCGTTATACTCTTTGGAATACCTTCAACAAAAGATGAAAAGGGAAGCAGCGCATGGGGCGAAGATGATGTCGTACAGAGGGCTGTGCGCGAGATAAAGAGCGAACTTGGAAAGGACATCTATGTTATTACAGATGTCTGTCTGTGCGAATATACAAGTCATGGCCATTGTGGTGTTGTTGACATGGAGCAGGAGCAGATATTGAATGACCCCACACTTACCCTGCTTGGCAAGACAGCAGTAAGCCATGCGCTGGCGGGGGCAGACATGGTAGCTCCTTCTGGAATGATGGATGGAATGATAAGTGTTATAAGGGATGCACTTGATGAAAATAACTGTAAGGACGTACCTATAATGTCATATGCAGCAAAGTATTCTTCTGCTTTTTACGGTCCTTTTAGAGAAGCTGCAGATTCCGGATATTCTTTTGGCGACCGTTCCAGCTACCAGATGGACCCTGCAAATTCAGATGAGGCAATAAGAGAAGCAGAACTGGATATATTGGAAGGTGCTGATGTGATAATGGTGAAACCTGCCCTTCCTTACCTTGATATACTCTATCGCATCAAGACAGAGTTCAAGATGCCCACTGCTGCATACAACGTAAGCGGAGAGTTTGCAATGCTTAAAGCTGCTGCACGTATGGGATGGCTGGATGAGAAAAAGGTCATGTATGAATCCCTTCTCTCCATTAAGAGAGCTGGAGCAGACATGATATTAACCTATTTTGCAAAGGACCTGGCAAGGATGTTACAGTAA
- the hemA gene encoding glutamyl-tRNA reductase: MTEINSMVITHSKASIEEMERSWKGDLEEVLRNLYSNEFVHECVVMKTCNRIEIYVVSPKGSSVLFNFAKSMAFPLQVVEFRDHQESLLHLLRLACGLESMIVGEDQILGQIRDMYLLAKKVGTTGRILDTAFSKAIQVGKRVRTETEVNRGAVSIGSAAVDLAEMVLGGLEGKMVLVIGTGEMGTLVTRALAHREMDLIYIANRTFEKARDLADSMGGYAVRFENLSEHVRKADVVISATSAPHYVLRKSLIEEIMKGRDRELLLIDIANPRDIESSVADIDHVKLYNIDSLRIINERSLAQRKEEAKRAEKIVDEELCLLLKQYKQQKADHIVSAIYANVYNVRKQEKERAATKLRAYHTIGEIENKVLDDLTHSIVNKILAEPTKVLRSAAEKNDDELLDVVSRLFNIDKTQETNNNKCK; the protein is encoded by the coding sequence TTGACAGAGATAAACAGCATGGTTATAACCCATTCCAAAGCCAGCATAGAGGAAATGGAAAGGTCCTGGAAAGGGGATCTTGAAGAAGTTCTTAGAAATCTTTATTCTAATGAGTTTGTCCACGAATGTGTGGTGATGAAGACCTGTAACCGCATAGAGATATATGTGGTTTCCCCAAAAGGGAGCAGTGTGCTGTTCAATTTTGCAAAAAGCATGGCTTTTCCCTTGCAGGTAGTTGAGTTCCGGGACCATCAAGAATCACTCTTGCACCTTTTAAGGCTTGCTTGCGGACTGGAATCTATGATAGTTGGCGAGGACCAGATCCTTGGGCAGATAAGAGACATGTACCTTCTTGCAAAAAAAGTGGGGACTACCGGAAGAATACTTGATACCGCATTCAGCAAAGCAATACAAGTAGGAAAACGAGTCCGCACAGAGACCGAAGTAAATAGAGGTGCGGTATCCATTGGTTCAGCTGCTGTAGACTTGGCTGAAATGGTGCTGGGGGGCCTAGAAGGAAAAATGGTGCTTGTGATAGGCACCGGTGAGATGGGGACCCTTGTAACCAGAGCACTTGCTCATAGGGAAATGGACCTCATATATATAGCAAATCGCACTTTTGAAAAAGCCCGTGATCTGGCAGATAGCATGGGCGGCTATGCAGTACGTTTTGAGAACCTGTCCGAGCATGTGAGGAAGGCGGATGTAGTTATTAGCGCCACATCTGCACCCCATTATGTACTGAGAAAATCTTTGATAGAAGAGATAATGAAGGGCCGTGACAGAGAGCTCCTGTTAATCGATATAGCCAATCCCAGAGATATAGAATCAAGTGTTGCAGATATAGACCACGTTAAACTCTACAACATTGATAGTTTAAGGATCATAAACGAAAGAAGTCTTGCACAACGCAAAGAGGAAGCAAAGAGGGCAGAAAAAATTGTAGATGAGGAGCTGTGCCTGCTTCTGAAGCAGTACAAACAGCAGAAAGCCGACCATATAGTTTCTGCCATTTATGCCAATGTATATAATGTAAGGAAACAGGAAAAAGAGCGCGCTGCGACTAAGCTACGTGCCTACCATACGATAGGTGAAATTGAGAACAAAGTGCTGGATGACCTTACACACTCTATAGTTAACAAGATATTAGCAGAACCCACAAAAGTATTACGCTCTGCTGCAGAAAAGAATGATGATGAATTGTTGGATGTAGTTTCAAGGTTATTCAACATTGATAAGACCCAAGAAACGAATAATAACAAATGCAAGTGA
- a CDS encoding bifunctional precorrin-2 dehydrogenase/sirohydrochlorin ferrochelatase: protein MPENKSFLPLMIDLHGRKVVIFGGGSVGERKAELFSEYANTLVVSKTFSQKLIELQIQESVILIQMDLGSISDNEIMELMDDAFLVIPATSNKLINDRITSIAKSRNILTNQVDTIGEVTIPAVIHRGDLVIGISTTGSSPAFSRYVRQRIEKVITPEYEQMISLQNDIRTYLKEHVEDQKQRKSILWGVLEDDIVWRDISESYDKAYKRAYDIVQEKINKKD, encoded by the coding sequence ATGCCAGAGAATAAGAGTTTCCTTCCACTGATGATCGATCTGCATGGCAGGAAAGTGGTAATCTTTGGCGGTGGATCTGTCGGGGAAAGAAAAGCTGAATTGTTTAGTGAGTATGCCAACACTTTGGTAGTAAGTAAGACTTTTTCTCAAAAGCTCATTGAGCTTCAAATACAGGAATCTGTAATCTTGATACAAATGGATCTTGGTTCCATTTCCGACAATGAGATCATGGAGCTTATGGATGATGCATTCCTTGTAATACCTGCTACCAGCAACAAACTGATAAATGATAGAATCACATCCATTGCAAAGTCTCGAAACATATTGACCAATCAGGTAGACACTATCGGCGAAGTTACTATACCAGCTGTGATCCACCGAGGAGATCTTGTTATAGGCATCTCTACTACTGGTTCAAGTCCGGCTTTCTCAAGATATGTCCGCCAGCGTATTGAAAAGGTCATTACCCCAGAATACGAGCAAATGATTTCATTGCAGAATGACATTCGAACATATCTTAAGGAACATGTGGAAGACCAAAAACAGCGAAAATCAATTCTCTGGGGAGTTCTGGAAGATGATATTGTCTGGAGAGATATCTCAGAATCATACGATAAAGCGTATAAGAGAGCGTATGATATAGTACAGGAAAAAATCAATAAGAAAGATTGA
- the ahbB gene encoding siroheme decarboxylase subunit beta yields the protein MEITETQKKILLLTQEGIPITSSPYHDIAQHLGITEEEVVKQITLMQQQGIIRRFGVSIGHRDIGITANAMCVWNVPDEKVEDVGKLMASIDDVTHCYARPRHPGWPYNLFTMVHSYSRKDCLDIAKEISEVTGIDDYKVMFSEKEFKKTGIRL from the coding sequence ATGGAAATTACAGAAACACAAAAAAAGATACTTCTTCTGACACAGGAAGGAATACCAATTACTTCATCCCCTTACCATGACATTGCACAACACCTTGGCATAACTGAAGAAGAAGTTGTTAAGCAAATCACTCTTATGCAACAACAGGGCATAATAAGAAGATTTGGCGTATCCATAGGCCACAGGGATATAGGGATAACTGCTAATGCAATGTGTGTCTGGAATGTCCCGGATGAAAAAGTAGAAGATGTGGGCAAGCTTATGGCATCCATAGATGATGTGACGCATTGTTATGCCAGACCCCGCCATCCTGGATGGCCATATAATCTTTTCACGATGGTGCACTCTTATTCTCGAAAAGACTGCCTAGATATAGCCAAAGAGATATCAGAGGTCACAGGCATAGATGACTACAAAGTTATGTTCAGTGAAAAAGAGTTCAAAAAAACAGGCATTAGATTATAG
- a CDS encoding AsnC family transcriptional regulator, translating into MIQLDETDKKILNLTQLDFPLDAHPFKILANKIGITEEEVISRMQRLHNEGAVRRIGPIINSKGTGRVGTLVALKAPEDQIDQIAEKINSYPEVSHNYLRPGEYNVWFTLSAPNRKRLDEILNELKKEVKCPMMDMPTTHLFKIGVNFKIK; encoded by the coding sequence ATGATCCAGCTAGATGAAACCGATAAAAAAATCCTCAACCTTACACAGCTAGATTTCCCTCTGGATGCACATCCATTCAAGATACTGGCAAATAAGATAGGTATCACTGAGGAAGAAGTGATAAGTCGCATGCAGCGTCTTCATAATGAAGGTGCTGTAAGACGTATAGGACCCATAATAAACAGTAAAGGAACAGGGCGTGTAGGTACACTCGTTGCCTTAAAGGCTCCAGAAGATCAAATTGATCAGATAGCAGAAAAAATAAACTCCTACCCCGAAGTATCACACAACTACCTGCGCCCTGGAGAGTACAATGTATGGTTCACGCTTTCTGCGCCCAATAGAAAGCGTCTGGATGAAATACTTAATGAACTGAAAAAGGAAGTTAAATGTCCAATGATGGACATGCCCACAACTCACCTGTTCAAGATAGGAGTTAATTTCAAAATTAAGTGA
- the ahbD gene encoding heme b synthase — protein sequence MEPNMEPSFKPPRLIAWEVTAGCNLACKHCRGASTSEVPEGELNTKEAKHFIDEILEMGNPILILSGGEPLVRKDIYELAHYATKKGLRVALATNGTLVNAEVAKKLLEAGIKRVSVSLDGATAESHDEFRCVPGAYNGSMKGIEALKNAGIGFQINTTITKRNVDEIPSILKMAEEIGAEALHIFLLVPTGRGKELKNEEIAPVEYERILNWFYEQQKSTKIQLKATCAPHYFRIMRQRAKKEGVEISVKTHGYEAMTKGCLGGTGFCFVSSIGEVYPCGYLPKLAGNIKQQPFRDIWDNAQVFRDLRDTSKLKGKCGRCEFKEVCSGCRARAYAATGDYLAEEPYCIYIPKKEDSNDPAR from the coding sequence ATGGAACCGAATATGGAGCCTTCATTCAAACCACCAAGATTAATTGCATGGGAAGTGACGGCTGGTTGCAACCTAGCATGCAAGCATTGCAGAGGTGCCTCTACTTCAGAAGTTCCTGAAGGAGAACTGAATACTAAGGAAGCAAAACATTTCATAGATGAAATATTAGAGATGGGAAATCCTATTTTGATCCTTAGTGGAGGGGAGCCCCTCGTAAGAAAAGACATCTACGAACTTGCTCACTACGCTACTAAAAAAGGACTAAGAGTAGCTCTTGCCACAAATGGTACCCTTGTTAATGCTGAAGTTGCAAAAAAACTCCTTGAAGCTGGTATTAAGAGAGTGAGTGTAAGCCTAGATGGTGCTACAGCTGAGTCACATGACGAGTTCCGCTGTGTTCCTGGTGCTTATAATGGATCAATGAAAGGTATAGAAGCATTAAAAAATGCAGGCATAGGTTTCCAGATAAACACTACCATTACAAAAAGGAATGTTGATGAGATACCCAGTATCTTAAAAATGGCTGAAGAAATAGGGGCTGAAGCACTGCATATATTCCTGCTTGTACCTACCGGCCGGGGAAAAGAACTGAAAAACGAAGAAATAGCACCTGTTGAATATGAACGCATTCTTAACTGGTTCTATGAACAGCAGAAATCAACAAAGATTCAACTAAAGGCAACATGCGCACCTCATTATTTCCGCATAATGCGCCAGCGTGCAAAAAAAGAAGGTGTGGAGATATCAGTCAAAACACATGGATACGAAGCAATGACAAAAGGATGTCTTGGTGGCACAGGATTTTGCTTTGTTTCCAGTATAGGAGAAGTGTACCCCTGCGGATACCTGCCAAAACTCGCGGGAAACATAAAGCAGCAACCCTTCAGAGATATATGGGATAATGCCCAAGTGTTCAGGGACCTGCGGGATACTTCAAAATTGAAAGGAAAATGTGGAAGATGCGAGTTCAAAGAAGTCTGCAGCGGATGCAGAGCTAGAGCCTATGCAGCTACAGGTGACTATCTAGCCGAAGAACCATACTGCATTTACATACCTAAAAAAGAGGATTCAAATGATCCAGCTAGATGA
- a CDS encoding cytochrome c maturation protein CcmE, with translation MEKQQKTIVAILFVILVAVIGLWGLDLSQGYSMVSQLTNDPQGHIGNEINTMGTIKNGTLQVSPGVITFLLVDVEDHVSEIEVEYTGDLPASFAEGQGISLTGTMVSAQKIEAHQIIMGCPSKYTQ, from the coding sequence ATGGAAAAACAGCAAAAAACTATTGTAGCTATCCTATTCGTAATATTGGTTGCGGTGATAGGTCTATGGGGACTTGATTTGTCCCAGGGCTATTCTATGGTATCTCAACTAACAAATGACCCCCAGGGCCATATAGGAAATGAGATCAATACCATGGGTACTATAAAAAATGGGACTTTACAGGTATCCCCAGGTGTAATTACTTTTTTATTGGTAGATGTAGAAGATCATGTTTCTGAGATCGAGGTGGAATATACCGGTGATTTGCCTGCAAGCTTTGCTGAAGGGCAGGGTATCAGTTTAACTGGAACCATGGTTTCTGCTCAGAAGATAGAAGCGCACCAAATTATAATGGGTTGCCCTTCTAAATACACTCAGTAA
- a CDS encoding polyprenyl synthetase family protein, with protein MRVEDFDEYKQINLALTDLIQNMDDSSYMKKMLNHVCSSGGKKIRPLILMLSTEACGGDKDRSINAALAIELIHSASLVHDDLLDGGILRRGMPSAHEKYGVAAALLCGDFLISKATALISSYGNDVVYEFGSAGMHMAEGETIDVRSVDEEFRQKNYFECINKKTASLFASSAAIGAYIAGCGKDEVLRFHAFGENMGIAYQIVDDLLEFLEEQDDKKSTQESVTLPHIYSRTMGREEVLEMTIAEVHKYVGFVKELLSTFRPCDAREKLLLITNHITVDLLPKRI; from the coding sequence ATGAGAGTAGAGGATTTCGATGAGTATAAGCAGATCAATTTAGCGCTTACTGATCTTATCCAGAATATGGATGACTCTTCTTATATGAAGAAGATGTTAAATCATGTATGCAGCTCAGGTGGAAAAAAAATAAGGCCTCTGATTCTCATGCTTTCCACAGAGGCATGTGGTGGTGACAAGGACAGAAGTATCAATGCTGCACTTGCCATTGAACTGATACATTCTGCTTCTCTTGTACACGATGATCTTCTTGATGGAGGTATACTTAGAAGGGGAATGCCTTCAGCACATGAGAAATACGGGGTTGCTGCCGCCCTACTTTGTGGTGATTTCTTAATATCAAAGGCAACTGCACTTATTTCTTCTTATGGGAATGATGTTGTTTATGAGTTCGGCAGTGCAGGAATGCACATGGCAGAAGGGGAAACAATTGATGTTAGAAGTGTGGATGAGGAATTCAGGCAGAAGAACTATTTCGAGTGCATAAATAAAAAAACAGCTTCTCTTTTTGCATCTAGTGCGGCTATCGGTGCCTACATTGCAGGATGTGGTAAGGACGAGGTTCTGAGGTTCCATGCTTTCGGGGAAAATATGGGTATAGCATATCAGATAGTGGATGATCTTCTCGAATTCCTTGAAGAACAGGATGACAAAAAGTCTACACAAGAGTCGGTTACATTGCCTCATATATACAGTCGTACCATGGGGCGTGAAGAAGTCTTAGAAATGACTATTGCAGAGGTTCACAAATATGTGGGATTTGTCAAAGAACTGCTAAGTACTTTCAGGCCATGTGATGCAAGGGAAAAACTGCTTCTTATCACAAATCATATAACAGTTGATCTTCTCCCAAAGAGAATATGA